In Eschrichtius robustus isolate mEscRob2 chromosome 11, mEscRob2.pri, whole genome shotgun sequence, the following proteins share a genomic window:
- the UBE2L6 gene encoding ubiquitin/ISG15-conjugating enzyme E2 L6, with protein MTASKRVAKELEDLQKGLPRYLRNLFSEDADVLVWHALLLPEKPPYNLKAFNLRISFPEEYPFKPPTVTFTTRIYHPNVDSSGRVCLPIISKENWKPFTKTCQVLEALNVLVNKPELGQPLRLELADQLTQDPELFNRRAEEFTLQFGVDRPS; from the exons ATGACGGCGAGCAAGCGGGTGGCGAAG GAGCTGGAGGACCTTCAGAAGGGGCTCCCCAGGTACCTGCGGAACCTGTTCAGCGAAGATGCCGACGTGCTGGTGTGGCACGCTCTCCTCCTGCCT GAGAAACCGCCCTACAACCTCAAGGCCTTCAACCTGCGCATCAGCTTCCCTGAGGAGTATCCATTCAAGCCTCCGACAGTGACGTTCACAACCAGGATCTACCACCCCAACGTGGACAGCAGCGGGCGGGTGTGCCTGCCCATCATCAGCAAGGAGAACTGGAAGCCTTTCACCAAGACCTGCCAAG TTTTGGAGGCCCTCAACGTGCTGGTGAATAAACCAGAGCTGGGGCAGCCCCTTCGCTTGGAGCTTGCTGACCAGCTGACACAGGACCCGGAGCTGTTCAACAGGAGGGCCGAAGAGTTCACCCTCCAGTTTGGAGTGGACCGGCCCTCCTAA